A DNA window from Paenibacillus antri contains the following coding sequences:
- a CDS encoding DUF4855 domain-containing protein: MNFVKRSVSLILACAVGAAGLLPAASAAYLPKRDPRSNFASNIALIYTGYYDPANYDGVPVGDYDKDKFMPYVGYLDERGKAQDDFFDTFLILSLQSPHGGSLHRWYDWVPNSVPGRLQDWQYAMERPFAKNLQLDALEQAAKQVGRDLGEPDKQVNVYLTIPFPDPQSRDFGDFDGDGASDDLSSLEERNALVRWYIDEMTARFESRDYEHLRLAGFYWLQEDLDTTVPGERENVMATADYLRERGMRLGWIPWSGAGEKGNGDRHGYDFTIVQPNHYFNADTTIERIEETAELSRSSGQGVEIEFDQRAVENPYYRQVLYNYLIGGVKYGYMAESILAYYQDVYAIYDFYHHRSPIGRELYDDIYRFAKGTFVAPTGNVEGRVLDAEGRPIAGATVTGEDGYAAVTDAEGRFAANDRFAIRQTFAVAKDGYQSRTVRLQASEGTTIRKDIALARSGGPVLERYAVEDFEGSFDVGGNGVVSRSFEAAPEFVYAGAQSLKVGYPSGWGPVRAFIDSSSEALADSDRQFANYENTDWSGYDAISMEVYNATNAEQKLDLEFMYDRYSWGSSRVKQVLLSPGQWNHVEIPLRELREAGVNLSNVIRLSLRMSEFATDGATMYFDDVALLKYERQDQPADTFAALPSAVPTMDVGARWTPVVKDRSAIDAQGNPAIVPDAVFESSDPSVVEVRPDGTLHALAPGRVTLRAFANGVEAESTVIEVSGRTFHELKGGRSKLSPGEAAPISLRSFFDNGYLIPWEEATYRWSVDGNAVSLSDKLRPDGTVVANEKTLVGVRNGSAKVSVTIEYNGKSETFERLIVVTPNP; the protein is encoded by the coding sequence ATGAATTTCGTCAAACGATCGGTCAGTCTGATTCTCGCTTGCGCGGTCGGCGCCGCGGGGCTGCTGCCCGCCGCGTCGGCGGCGTATTTGCCGAAGCGCGATCCCCGTTCGAATTTCGCTTCCAACATTGCTCTCATCTATACGGGGTATTACGACCCGGCGAACTACGACGGCGTACCCGTCGGAGATTACGACAAGGACAAGTTTATGCCGTACGTCGGATATTTGGACGAACGGGGCAAGGCGCAGGACGACTTCTTCGATACGTTCCTGATCTTGAGTCTGCAATCCCCGCACGGCGGCAGCCTGCATCGATGGTACGACTGGGTCCCGAACTCCGTGCCGGGCCGACTGCAAGATTGGCAGTACGCGATGGAAAGACCTTTCGCAAAGAATCTGCAGCTGGACGCGTTGGAGCAGGCGGCGAAGCAAGTCGGGCGCGACCTCGGCGAACCCGACAAGCAAGTGAACGTATATCTGACGATTCCGTTCCCGGATCCGCAAAGCCGCGACTTCGGCGATTTCGACGGCGACGGCGCGTCCGACGATCTAAGCAGCTTGGAGGAGAGGAACGCGCTCGTTCGGTGGTATATCGACGAGATGACCGCGCGCTTCGAGAGCCGGGATTACGAGCACTTGCGACTGGCGGGCTTCTATTGGCTGCAGGAGGATCTGGACACGACCGTACCGGGAGAGCGGGAGAACGTCATGGCGACCGCGGACTACTTGCGGGAGCGCGGGATGCGCTTGGGGTGGATTCCATGGTCCGGGGCCGGCGAGAAGGGGAACGGCGACCGTCACGGGTACGACTTTACGATCGTGCAGCCGAACCATTATTTCAACGCGGACACGACGATCGAGCGGATCGAGGAAACCGCGGAGCTGTCGCGAAGCAGCGGGCAAGGCGTCGAGATCGAATTCGACCAGCGCGCCGTGGAAAACCCGTATTACCGCCAAGTCCTCTATAACTATCTGATCGGGGGCGTGAAATACGGGTACATGGCGGAGTCGATCTTGGCCTATTACCAGGACGTCTACGCGATTTACGATTTTTACCATCATCGGAGTCCGATCGGGCGCGAACTGTACGACGACATCTATCGCTTCGCGAAAGGGACGTTCGTCGCGCCGACCGGCAACGTCGAAGGCAGAGTGCTTGACGCGGAAGGGCGTCCGATCGCCGGCGCGACGGTGACCGGCGAAGACGGGTACGCCGCCGTGACCGACGCGGAGGGACGCTTCGCGGCGAACGATCGGTTCGCGATCCGGCAGACGTTCGCCGTCGCGAAAGACGGGTATCAGAGCCGGACGGTGCGGCTGCAGGCGTCGGAAGGAACGACGATCCGCAAGGATATCGCGTTGGCGCGCAGCGGCGGTCCGGTGCTCGAACGATACGCCGTCGAGGATTTCGAAGGAAGCTTCGACGTAGGCGGGAACGGGGTCGTGTCCCGGTCGTTCGAGGCGGCGCCGGAGTTCGTGTATGCGGGCGCTCAATCGCTTAAGGTCGGGTACCCGAGCGGCTGGGGACCGGTGCGCGCGTTCATCGATTCAAGCTCCGAGGCGTTGGCCGATTCGGACCGGCAATTCGCGAACTACGAGAACACCGATTGGAGCGGCTACGACGCGATATCCATGGAAGTGTACAACGCCACGAACGCGGAGCAGAAGCTCGATCTGGAGTTTATGTACGACCGGTACAGCTGGGGGTCTTCGAGGGTGAAGCAAGTCCTCCTCTCGCCCGGGCAATGGAACCATGTGGAGATTCCGCTGCGCGAGCTGCGGGAAGCGGGCGTTAACCTTAGTAATGTGATTCGGCTTTCTTTGCGCATGAGCGAATTCGCGACGGACGGAGCGACGATGTATTTCGACGACGTCGCGCTGCTGAAATACGAACGTCAGGATCAGCCGGCGGACACCTTCGCGGCGCTTCCGTCGGCGGTGCCGACGATGGACGTCGGCGCTCGTTGGACGCCGGTCGTGAAGGACCGGTCCGCGATCGACGCGCAAGGGAACCCCGCAATCGTCCCGGACGCCGTATTCGAATCATCCGATCCCTCGGTCGTCGAGGTGCGCCCGGACGGAACGCTGCATGCGCTCGCGCCGGGACGGGTTACGCTTCGGGCTTTCGCGAACGGCGTCGAAGCCGAGTCGACCGTAATCGAAGTGTCGGGACGGACGTTCCACGAACTGAAGGGCGGGCGCTCCAAGCTGTCGCCGGGCGAAGCGGCTCCGATCTCGCTTCGCAGCTTCTTCGATAACGGCTATCTGATCCCGTGGGAAGAAGCGACGTACCGCTGGTCCGTCGATGGGAACGCAGTCTCCCTAAGCGACAAGCTGCGGCCCGACGGTACCGTCGTCGCGAACGAGAAGACGTTGGTCGGCGTTCGGAACGGTAGCGCGAAGGTGTCCGTCACGATCGAATACAACGGCAAGTCGGAGACGTTCGAGCGTCTAATCGTCGTGACGCCGAACCCGTAA
- a CDS encoding carbohydrate ABC transporter permease yields the protein MAGTRAERPKPFAHAMLVLIGVLFLMPFVWLLITSLKTDEEIFVVPVRWWPSELQWTNYVEAIQAIPFFLYTFNTVWIAALCVAGVAAIAPLVAYGFARIDFKGRNLLFLIMMSTLMLPFQVTMIPIYVSFNKVNLVDSYWPIVLSSWFGTGMAYYIFLMRQFFMGIPYELTESAKIDGASEFRIFAGIMLPLSKPAILTVGLFTFLGAWGDFQGPLIYLNDPDKWTLSIGLKQYIRENTVAWGQLMAASTLFTLPIVVLYFFVQKKFIEGISITGMK from the coding sequence ATGGCCGGAACCCGCGCCGAACGGCCGAAGCCGTTCGCCCATGCGATGCTTGTCCTGATCGGCGTCCTATTTTTGATGCCCTTCGTCTGGCTGCTGATCACGTCGCTGAAGACGGACGAAGAAATTTTCGTCGTCCCCGTCCGGTGGTGGCCGAGCGAACTGCAATGGACCAATTACGTCGAGGCCATTCAAGCGATCCCGTTCTTCCTTTACACGTTCAACACGGTTTGGATCGCGGCGTTATGCGTCGCGGGCGTCGCGGCGATCGCTCCGCTCGTCGCCTACGGCTTCGCAAGAATCGACTTCAAGGGCCGGAACCTATTGTTTTTAATTATGATGAGCACGTTGATGCTTCCGTTCCAAGTGACGATGATTCCGATTTACGTAAGCTTTAATAAGGTGAACCTTGTGGATTCGTATTGGCCGATCGTGCTGTCCTCGTGGTTCGGGACGGGGATGGCGTACTATATTTTCTTAATGAGGCAATTTTTCATGGGCATCCCGTACGAGCTGACCGAATCGGCCAAAATCGACGGGGCGTCGGAGTTTCGAATTTTCGCCGGAATCATGCTTCCGCTTTCGAAACCCGCGATCTTGACCGTGGGGCTGTTCACCTTCCTCGGCGCCTGGGGGGACTTCCAAGGACCGTTGATTTACTTGAACGACCCGGACAAGTGGACGCTCTCGATCGGCCTGAAGCAGTATATTCGCGAAAATACGGTCGCTTGGGGCCAGCTGATGGCGGCCTCCACCTTGTTCACGCTGCCGATCGTCGTTCTGTACTTCTTCGTGCAGAAGAAGTTCATCGAGGGCATCTCGATCACGGGCATGAAGTAA
- a CDS encoding DMT family transporter has product MNPGWTERRAFLWSLLFVGIIAISFSAIFVKWTDAPVSVIGMYRLGLTLVGMTPFLFRYRAELGAVSGRDWALLGLSGFMLALHFLLWMGSLRYTTVASSTVLMTLEPVLVMIGALIFFRERIRGAAVAAMGVALIGAVLIGWGDFRLSGTALYGDLLSILGTLAVVVHMLLGQALRGRISSFVYSYTVFLAAAAAFAVYNLAAGFSFFGYASNDWLIFALMAAVPTVFGHLLFNWLLKYTGATTVSMAVLGEPVGASLLAWALLDERLTALQAFAGALLIGGVWLFLRSGGHRHGDEAEASEVSGASATEDAAATGAAPSAQVAAVPASPTGK; this is encoded by the coding sequence GTGAACCCTGGTTGGACGGAGCGCCGAGCGTTCCTATGGAGTTTATTGTTTGTCGGCATTATCGCGATATCGTTTTCGGCTATCTTCGTGAAGTGGACCGACGCGCCTGTGTCGGTCATCGGCATGTATCGCCTGGGGCTTACCTTGGTCGGCATGACCCCTTTCCTGTTCCGCTATCGCGCCGAACTCGGCGCCGTGTCGGGGCGGGATTGGGCGCTGCTCGGGCTGTCCGGCTTCATGCTGGCGCTGCACTTCTTGCTGTGGATGGGCTCCCTTCGCTACACGACCGTCGCCAGCTCCACCGTGCTGATGACGCTCGAGCCGGTGCTCGTCATGATCGGGGCGCTCATCTTCTTCCGAGAACGCATCCGCGGCGCCGCGGTCGCGGCGATGGGCGTCGCCCTGATCGGCGCGGTGCTCATCGGCTGGGGCGACTTCCGCCTCTCGGGCACGGCGCTCTACGGCGACCTGCTGTCGATCCTCGGCACGCTGGCCGTCGTCGTGCATATGCTGCTCGGACAGGCGCTGCGGGGGCGCATCTCGTCGTTCGTCTACAGCTATACCGTCTTCCTGGCGGCGGCCGCGGCGTTCGCGGTCTATAACCTCGCGGCCGGCTTCTCGTTCTTCGGCTATGCATCGAACGACTGGCTCATCTTCGCGCTGATGGCCGCCGTGCCGACCGTCTTCGGCCATCTGCTGTTCAACTGGCTGCTGAAGTACACCGGCGCCACTACCGTCTCGATGGCGGTGCTCGGCGAGCCGGTAGGCGCGTCGCTGCTCGCTTGGGCGCTGCTCGACGAGCGGTTGACGGCGCTGCAGGCGTTCGCGGGCGCGCTGCTCATCGGCGGCGTATGGCTGTTCCTGCGCTCCGGCGGCCATCGGCACGGCGACGAGGCGGAGGCGTCGGAGGTGTCCGGGGCAAGCGCGACCGAGGACGCTGCGGCGACCGGCGCCGCGCCATCCGCGCAAGTCGCGGCTGTTCCCGCTTCGCCGACGGGGAAGTAG
- a CDS encoding ABC transporter substrate-binding protein, which produces MQRNMTKPFKLGRAASALLLASALGVSACSDATSSKETVEIQFWNPFTGDTAAVVDDIVEKYNASQTNISVKSLSNQDPQKQLTAISGGNAPDLVITYWNNVGPWSEAGAVQNLEALVQSSDFDASRIIPAALDRMKVDGEIHGFPISMSMANKLFYNKKAFADAGLAAAPETLEQMFEYAKRLTKKDDAGNITQIGFIPDYPWIDNVFWPIIFGGSWDDGNGKLTANQKANVDSIAYQALYYQEFGVDGINKFKSGMGQMNTPQDPIITGDLAMMIGWENWYNDKRGENGEIGVAPFPYPEARPELKQSGMVSPVAMFIPAKSKHQEEAWEFMQYLLSEEVQIEYAIRNKTIPVLLGALDNPELTENESTASLKEFFESAKSPNLNGFPNSIYINEYLQALNEETEKAIKGQISAQEAMDAVVAKMQPKADAAKK; this is translated from the coding sequence ATGCAACGAAACATGACAAAACCGTTCAAATTAGGCCGCGCCGCTTCGGCGCTGCTGCTCGCGTCGGCGCTGGGCGTCTCGGCTTGCTCCGACGCGACCTCGTCGAAGGAAACCGTGGAAATTCAATTTTGGAACCCGTTCACGGGCGACACCGCGGCGGTCGTCGACGACATCGTGGAGAAGTACAATGCGAGCCAGACGAACATATCCGTCAAGTCGCTCAGCAATCAAGACCCGCAGAAGCAATTGACGGCAATATCCGGCGGCAACGCGCCGGACTTGGTCATTACGTACTGGAACAACGTCGGCCCTTGGTCCGAAGCGGGAGCCGTGCAAAACCTGGAAGCTCTCGTGCAGTCTTCGGATTTCGACGCGTCTCGGATCATTCCGGCCGCGCTCGACCGCATGAAGGTGGACGGGGAAATTCACGGCTTCCCGATCTCCATGAGCATGGCCAACAAGCTGTTCTACAATAAGAAGGCGTTCGCCGACGCCGGTCTCGCGGCGGCGCCGGAGACGCTGGAGCAGATGTTCGAGTACGCGAAGCGGCTCACGAAGAAGGACGACGCCGGCAACATCACGCAGATCGGATTCATTCCGGACTATCCGTGGATCGACAACGTCTTCTGGCCGATTATCTTCGGCGGCTCTTGGGACGACGGCAACGGGAAGCTGACCGCGAACCAGAAGGCCAACGTCGACTCGATCGCGTACCAGGCGTTGTATTATCAGGAATTCGGCGTGGATGGCATCAATAAATTCAAGTCCGGCATGGGACAGATGAATACGCCGCAAGATCCGATCATCACCGGCGATTTGGCGATGATGATCGGTTGGGAGAACTGGTACAACGACAAGCGCGGCGAGAACGGCGAAATCGGCGTCGCTCCGTTCCCGTATCCGGAAGCTCGGCCGGAGTTGAAACAGTCCGGCATGGTCAGTCCGGTGGCGATGTTCATTCCGGCGAAGTCGAAGCACCAAGAGGAAGCATGGGAATTCATGCAATACCTGCTGTCCGAGGAGGTGCAGATCGAGTATGCGATCCGAAACAAGACGATTCCGGTGCTGCTCGGCGCGCTGGACAATCCGGAACTGACGGAGAACGAGTCGACGGCGTCGCTGAAGGAATTTTTCGAAAGCGCGAAGAGCCCGAACCTGAACGGCTTCCCGAACAGCATCTATATTAACGAATACTTGCAAGCGTTGAACGAGGAGACGGAGAAGGCGATCAAAGGGCAAATCTCGGCCCAAGAAGCGATGGATGCGGTCGTCGCGAAGATGCAGCCGAAGGCGGACGCCGCGAAGAAATAA
- a CDS encoding AraC family transcriptional regulator, with product MRELLTRNHFRLLLWAGIVFTLIIIPFSLFLSNQFSKYAHSQMDLFHRDKVVHTASQTEFILNKLKSYGLNMYEDRTIQGWLQRERPDPLADMEVLNTLTTFMSTEPFIRRAYLMNLRTRQAFDSQTGVTSFEAFQDQVMLKRVQEQQSLFLQFQPHEAQGDAHLSLVVPSTPAKRDIRGYLVLLLDNRALQTHLLAHNEELGTNLIVLDEEGRNVLGGEGSGESIAALLSGARTDGAAPSVVEFDTGRRLFVNSAAIPSQKWTVHSLTEMRSFRSQADSFQRRIVMYSLLLLVLLLTAAMWNSRRAVRPFRHLAEQLQRKFNADAGHSSAPPVVRDEYSMLKYGIEKLSNQVDEMNVSLRDRQGIVKAEYLRQWVLQGRLGRAVRGEIAEATDLFAKEKLRLAVIKIESYHAFAERYDFESRRLFTYALCNIAEEVVRGEGGAFEAVDFAGDHIVLLIGLDRDESDMMAILETAKKHVRQYIRVNIVVAVSDAKDIDDDLRAVYDFVLELTLLKFINGSDRIYTEGDYERYVHMMDPVVERKGVEKLLASVKAGNGEQVVESLDELFGQLAAMKFSECKVQLTVLLFSVVKEFEKLSALQGVDGIEKQLAGFPTLQDLRRWLEQELMEIMERLNSRQGSDRKGKLAEEMAAYIAYRIHDPMLSADDVAEHVSLSAKYVRQIFMETHNQSLSAYMLDLRVNKVKELLVTTALSVSDIGERSGFLTKSHFFTAFKKATGVTPNQYRQQHST from the coding sequence ATGCGCGAGCTGCTGACGCGGAATCACTTTCGTCTGCTCTTATGGGCGGGGATCGTGTTTACGCTGATCATCATTCCCTTTTCCTTGTTTTTATCCAACCAATTTTCGAAGTACGCGCATTCGCAGATGGATTTGTTCCATCGCGATAAGGTCGTCCATACGGCGAGCCAAACCGAATTCATTCTAAACAAGCTGAAGTCGTACGGATTGAACATGTACGAGGACCGAACGATTCAGGGCTGGCTTCAGCGGGAGAGGCCGGATCCGTTGGCGGACATGGAGGTGTTGAATACGCTGACCACCTTCATGTCCACGGAGCCGTTCATTCGGCGAGCGTATTTGATGAACCTCCGGACGCGCCAAGCGTTCGACTCGCAGACGGGGGTCACTTCGTTCGAGGCCTTCCAAGACCAGGTCATGTTGAAGCGGGTGCAAGAGCAGCAGTCCTTGTTCCTGCAATTTCAACCGCACGAGGCGCAAGGCGACGCCCATTTGTCCTTGGTCGTCCCTTCGACGCCGGCGAAGCGGGATATCCGCGGATACTTGGTGCTCCTGCTCGACAATCGCGCGCTGCAGACCCACCTGCTGGCGCATAACGAGGAGCTGGGCACGAACCTGATCGTGCTGGACGAGGAGGGGCGCAACGTCTTAGGCGGGGAGGGAAGCGGCGAGTCGATCGCCGCCTTGCTGAGCGGGGCGAGAACCGACGGGGCGGCGCCCTCGGTGGTCGAATTCGATACGGGGCGGCGATTGTTCGTGAACTCCGCCGCGATACCGTCGCAGAAGTGGACCGTCCACTCTCTGACCGAGATGAGGAGCTTTCGGAGCCAGGCGGATTCGTTCCAGCGGCGTATCGTCATGTACTCGTTACTGCTGCTCGTCCTGCTGCTGACGGCCGCCATGTGGAATTCGAGGCGCGCCGTCCGGCCGTTCCGGCATCTGGCGGAGCAGCTGCAGCGGAAGTTCAACGCCGACGCCGGCCATTCGTCCGCGCCGCCCGTCGTCCGCGACGAATACAGCATGCTCAAATACGGGATCGAGAAGCTGTCCAATCAAGTCGACGAGATGAACGTGTCGCTGCGGGATCGGCAAGGCATCGTGAAGGCGGAATATTTGCGCCAGTGGGTGCTGCAAGGACGGCTCGGCCGCGCGGTGAGGGGCGAGATCGCCGAAGCGACGGACCTCTTCGCCAAGGAGAAGCTTCGGCTCGCGGTGATCAAGATCGAATCGTATCATGCTTTCGCCGAACGTTACGATTTCGAGTCTCGGCGGCTGTTCACTTACGCGCTGTGCAATATCGCGGAAGAAGTCGTCCGCGGCGAAGGCGGGGCGTTCGAGGCGGTCGATTTCGCCGGGGACCACATCGTCCTGCTGATCGGACTGGACCGCGACGAGTCCGACATGATGGCGATCCTCGAGACCGCCAAGAAACACGTGCGTCAGTACATCCGGGTGAACATCGTCGTCGCGGTAAGCGACGCGAAGGACATCGACGACGATCTTCGGGCGGTATACGACTTCGTGCTCGAACTGACCTTGCTGAAGTTCATCAACGGAAGCGACCGGATTTACACCGAAGGCGATTATGAGCGTTACGTACATATGATGGACCCCGTCGTCGAACGCAAGGGCGTCGAGAAGCTGTTGGCGTCGGTGAAAGCCGGCAACGGCGAACAAGTCGTCGAGTCGTTGGATGAGCTGTTCGGTCAGCTCGCGGCGATGAAGTTTTCGGAGTGCAAGGTGCAGCTGACCGTATTGTTGTTTTCGGTCGTGAAGGAGTTCGAGAAGCTGTCGGCCCTCCAGGGGGTGGACGGGATCGAGAAGCAGCTTGCCGGATTCCCGACGCTGCAAGACTTAAGGAGATGGCTGGAGCAAGAGCTGATGGAAATTATGGAGCGGCTGAACAGCAGGCAGGGGTCCGACCGCAAGGGAAAGCTGGCCGAGGAGATGGCCGCGTACATCGCTTATCGGATTCACGACCCGATGCTGTCGGCCGACGACGTGGCGGAGCACGTCTCGTTGTCCGCCAAGTACGTGAGGCAAATCTTTATGGAAACCCATAATCAATCGCTGTCGGCGTATATGCTCGACCTGCGGGTCAACAAGGTGAAGGAGCTTCTGGTCACGACGGCGTTGTCCGTGTCGGATATCGGGGAGCGATCCGGCTTTCTGACGAAGAGCCACTTCTTCACGGCGTTCAAGAAAGCGACGGGCGTGACGCCGAACCAGTACCGCCAACAACATTCTACATGA
- a CDS encoding carbohydrate ABC transporter permease produces the protein MTGNAIGIRKRERKRLLVGLCFISPWLIGLILFQLYPILSSFYYSMTNFNLFQPPEWVGFGNYAEMVRDEKVWLSLYNTLFMAVFGLFPHLAFALAIALLLNKNVRGQSVYRTIYFLPTLVPTVAATLLWMWLLNAQYGLINELLGRIGLPQPVWLLDPLWTKPSLIMMGFWGTGTTTIMYLAALQEVPKLYYEAAEIDGANAWHKFRHITLPAISPMTLFHVIMGLIGALQLFTQGYVFTEGNGQAMGGPENSLLFFAIYLYQTAFSFLKMGYASAMAWLLFLLVFLLTVVVFKTSARWVYYGGER, from the coding sequence ATGACCGGCAATGCCATCGGGATCCGAAAGCGCGAACGGAAGCGGCTCCTCGTCGGATTGTGCTTTATCAGCCCTTGGCTGATCGGATTGATTCTTTTTCAACTGTACCCGATATTGTCTTCTTTCTATTACAGCATGACGAATTTCAACCTGTTCCAGCCGCCCGAGTGGGTCGGATTCGGCAATTACGCGGAGATGGTTCGGGACGAGAAGGTATGGCTTTCCCTGTACAATACGTTGTTCATGGCCGTCTTCGGCCTGTTTCCCCACCTGGCGTTCGCTCTCGCGATCGCGCTGCTGCTGAACAAGAACGTTCGCGGGCAGTCCGTCTACCGGACGATCTACTTCCTGCCGACGCTGGTGCCGACGGTCGCGGCGACGCTGCTATGGATGTGGCTGTTGAACGCCCAATACGGGCTGATCAACGAGCTGCTGGGCCGAATCGGGCTGCCGCAGCCGGTCTGGCTGCTCGATCCGCTGTGGACGAAGCCGTCGCTGATCATGATGGGCTTCTGGGGAACGGGGACGACGACGATCATGTATTTGGCCGCGCTGCAAGAGGTTCCCAAGCTCTATTACGAAGCGGCGGAAATCGACGGCGCCAACGCCTGGCATAAATTCCGGCATATTACGCTGCCCGCGATTTCCCCGATGACGCTGTTCCATGTCATTATGGGGCTGATCGGCGCGCTGCAGCTGTTCACGCAAGGCTATGTCTTTACCGAAGGGAACGGGCAAGCGATGGGAGGACCCGAGAATTCGCTGCTCTTCTTCGCCATCTATTTGTACCAAACCGCGTTTTCCTTCTTGAAAATGGGGTATGCCTCCGCGATGGCGTGGCTGCTGTTCCTCCTCGTCTTCCTGCTGACGGTCGTCGTGTTCAAGACGTCGGCGAGATGGGTGTACTACGGAGGTGAACGCTGA
- a CDS encoding extracellular solute-binding protein gives MARRQSLLAKGAAWAALSVLLTAGCANESGPAPVRGVSPATSATPTTLSIMVPGDRSPDFDLVMEEAERRMAEEGLHLDIRMEFVPWNDFGTRSEVALASGEEIDLIFDAPWLHLNEMIASGYYEPLDVMLEQYGETIVAKRPRQMWDANRSAGRVMAIPLGVSHVMSHSYFVRKDIRESLGVPPIRTYEELLRFAYLVKEKAPEVVPLIAGGTRSQQLYSQAAFRHYFDDTDIRPTQALDSSLMLYYRHNDGKVHNAFKEPDSPVRQWVEEARRLYVDGIMHKDVLGIKDFQEPGASGAVAIFPTGSFHVGELAQEKLRETVPDGELESVTFFDDTPGANVSDFGQWNFIAVPVVSKHKEEAVRFLNWANEKRNYDLLAYGLQGMHWEPLGGNKFKLLNTGYNQPAFVWIWNPTDDRLLADDARTEELTRFIRDADNFTPDVLTGFEFDGSSVQAELDRYNRIEAEYYTPLFNGVIDPASAWAAFEAEAGPALEAIERELQRQADAFMRK, from the coding sequence GTGGCCCGACGACAATCGTTGCTCGCGAAGGGGGCGGCTTGGGCGGCGCTTTCTGTCCTCCTGACCGCCGGATGCGCGAACGAATCGGGACCGGCGCCGGTGCGGGGCGTGTCCCCTGCGACGTCCGCGACGCCAACGACGCTGAGCATTATGGTGCCCGGCGACCGCTCCCCGGACTTCGACCTCGTGATGGAGGAAGCGGAGCGCCGCATGGCGGAGGAAGGGCTCCACCTGGATATTCGGATGGAATTCGTGCCATGGAACGACTTCGGCACCCGATCCGAGGTCGCGCTCGCTTCCGGGGAAGAGATCGATCTGATCTTCGACGCCCCGTGGCTGCACCTGAACGAGATGATCGCGAGCGGATATTACGAGCCGTTGGACGTTATGCTGGAGCAGTACGGAGAGACGATCGTCGCGAAGCGGCCGAGGCAGATGTGGGACGCGAATCGAAGCGCAGGGCGAGTGATGGCGATCCCGCTCGGCGTCAGTCACGTGATGAGCCATTCGTATTTCGTTCGCAAGGACATACGGGAATCCCTCGGCGTCCCGCCGATCCGCACGTACGAAGAGCTGCTACGGTTCGCCTATCTCGTGAAGGAGAAGGCGCCGGAGGTCGTTCCGCTGATCGCGGGAGGAACGAGAAGTCAACAACTCTATAGTCAGGCCGCCTTCCGCCATTACTTCGACGATACCGATATTCGACCGACGCAGGCGTTGGACAGCAGCCTGATGCTGTATTACCGCCACAATGACGGGAAGGTGCACAATGCGTTCAAGGAGCCCGATTCACCGGTCCGACAATGGGTGGAGGAAGCTAGGCGCTTGTACGTCGATGGAATTATGCACAAGGACGTGCTAGGGATCAAGGATTTCCAGGAACCCGGAGCGTCCGGCGCCGTCGCGATCTTCCCCACAGGCTCCTTCCATGTCGGAGAGCTCGCGCAGGAGAAGCTGAGGGAGACCGTGCCGGACGGAGAGCTCGAGAGCGTGACGTTTTTCGACGATACGCCGGGAGCGAACGTCTCGGACTTCGGACAGTGGAACTTTATCGCGGTCCCGGTCGTGAGCAAACACAAGGAGGAAGCCGTCCGGTTCTTGAACTGGGCGAACGAGAAGCGAAATTACGACTTGCTCGCCTACGGGCTGCAAGGTATGCACTGGGAGCCGCTCGGAGGGAATAAGTTCAAACTGCTGAATACCGGCTACAATCAACCGGCCTTCGTCTGGATTTGGAACCCTACGGACGATCGCCTCTTAGCGGATGACGCAAGAACGGAGGAGCTGACGCGGTTCATCCGCGACGCCGACAATTTCACGCCGGACGTATTGACCGGCTTCGAGTTCGACGGCTCCTCGGTGCAGGCGGAGCTGGACCGTTATAACCGAATCGAAGCGGAGTATTATACGCCCTTGTTCAACGGCGTAATCGACCCCGCGTCGGCTTGGGCGGCGTTCGAGGCGGAGGCGGGGCCGGCGCTGGAGGCGATCGAGCGCGAGCTGCAGAGACAAGCGGATGCGTTTATGAGGAAGTAA